Genomic DNA from Fusarium oxysporum Fo47 chromosome IX, complete sequence:
AGAGTAGTCTGATGTCGGGTTGGAGAATCGAGAGGCGTCATGGGCTCTGAAAGTGGTGGCTAGAAAATAGTTGTCTGACATGTAAAGCAATGCCGCGGCGTGGGCATGATGATTGCTATCATGATCGTCATTGTCGACATCAGCCGTATTCTCCAACATGTTCCTCAAGCTTTGGCTACTGCATGAGAACTCATTTTTACTTTTGGTAGATCGTAGTGGTGAGCTTGCGATACGTCCTCTAGCTTTAACCCAGTGACAAAACCTTTTGTTACTCGGTGACGCAGAGCTGTTCGTCCTACTGGTGGACCGCACACAATCACAAGGCTGATCAGGACAAGCCTGGCCTGCAGCGGATTGAACAAGTGGACGTGAGGGAAGCTTCTGCCCTGGAGGGAAAGACACagaatgctgaagaagactcttgctcttctgcgACGTATGGTTCTTTGCGAAGCTCGCCGTTGCATAAAATACAAGTTCATCCTCTTGTGTAGCTCGGATCATGCGCGTAGCAAAGCTTCTCGTATCGCGTACTCGCTCCACGCGGTAAACAACGGAAGTCTGAGGCTGAGCCGCCTTCAGGAAGTGGCAGTGAATGCTGTGCACCATGAACTCGGCTGTCACGGTCTCATATCCAGCCAATAATGCCTGGGCCATGATTTGACCTCCGTACACGCCACGAGCCCATGGTGGACAGTTCAAACGGCCTCTATTTGTGAAGCAATCATCTTCCTTCAAGGAGCGTAGCGAAACAACATCCTCGATGTGAGATCTGCTATTTTGGTGCTCTCTGCTTCCACTGTCATCAGGACCGTATGCAGACATGTTGATGGTATGTTATTTGTGACTCTTGTTAACAGGAGCAGATGTCGATAACAGCAAGTGCGGTCTGATGAATTATAGACTGTATTAGTTTACTAATTGATATAAACATTGGattattattagattttCTTCCTTGCCCTGGCTTTAACCTGATACGACAAAAGATTACATCACGATTGTGGATTTATCGGTTTCTTGGTTAGCGTTGGA
This window encodes:
- a CDS encoding thioesterase-like superfamily-domain-containing protein; protein product: MSAYGPDDSGSREHQNSRSHIEDVVSLRSLKEDDCFTNRGRLNCPPWARGVYGGQIMAQALLAGYETVTAEFMVHSIHCHFLKAAQPQTSVVYRVERVRDTRSFATRMIRATQEDELVFYATASFAKNHTSQKSKSLLQHSVSFPPGQKLPSRPLVQSAAGQACPDQPCDCVRSTSRTNSSASPSNKRFCHWVKARGRIASSPLRSTKSKNEFSCSSQSLRNMLENTADVDNDDHDSNHHAHAAALLYMSDNYFLATTFRAHDASRFSNPTSDYSDSSTIGHRSKGTEGVIDALALEELEDNQGAPKDGGQVTMAASMDHTVYFHNLHQLRADNWMLVEMESPWADDERGLVISRTWSHDGTLLATCFQEGLVRLAQRSRSSRL